From a single Longimicrobium sp. genomic region:
- a CDS encoding ferritin-like domain-containing protein, producing MDSLKDLYVEQLRDLYSAETQILKALPMMAERAHNPELRSAFLEHERVTHDQVKRLEAIFDGMGEKPGGHHCKGMEGLLKEGQEMVKEKGDPDTIDAGLIAAAQRVEHYEIAGYGCVRTYADRLGMADHARTLQQTLDEEGDTDHRLTALAETIINPRAQQGDGYR from the coding sequence ATGGACTCGCTGAAGGACCTGTACGTGGAGCAGCTGCGCGACCTGTACAGCGCCGAGACCCAGATCCTCAAGGCGCTGCCGATGATGGCCGAGCGGGCGCACAACCCCGAGCTGAGGAGCGCGTTCCTGGAGCACGAGCGGGTGACGCACGACCAGGTGAAGCGGCTCGAGGCCATCTTCGACGGGATGGGCGAGAAGCCGGGCGGCCACCACTGCAAGGGGATGGAGGGGCTGCTGAAGGAAGGGCAGGAGATGGTGAAGGAGAAGGGCGACCCCGACACCATCGACGCGGGGCTGATCGCCGCGGCGCAGCGGGTGGAGCACTACGAGATCGCCGGCTACGGCTGCGTGCGCACCTACGCCGACCGGCTGGGGATGGCCGACCACGCGCGCACCCTGCAGCAGACGCTCGACGAGGAAGGCGACACCGACCACCGCCTGACCGCGCTCGCCGAGACCATCATCAACCCCCGCGCGCAGCAGGGAGACGGCTACCGCTGA